Genomic DNA from Ruminococcus sp. OA3:
TAAAAAGAAAAAAGGAATTGCCGGAAAGATCATTCTCGTTCTCTTTGTTTTGGCGTTACTGTCGGGAATCGGTGTCTATGGGTATTATGCCCATAATTACAGTGATAAGTTTTTTCCGGGAACGACGATCAACAATATTAACTGTGAAGGGCTGACTGCGGACCAGGCAGAGGAGCTTATCAAGAAAAAAGTGGAAGATTACCGAATTGACCTGAAGTTCAGAGGCGATGAGACAAAGAATTTTGAAGGTCAGACTATAGCCTATTCATACGCACCGGATGGAAGTGTTGACAAGGCACAAAAAGAGCAGAATCCACTGCTGTGGATCAAAGGTTATTTTGAGCCGGATCATTATAAGGTGGCAGAAAATATCACATATGATGAAAATGCACTCAGAGAGCAGGTGATGGCGCTGGATTGTATGCAGGCTGAAGCGATGCAGGCTCCGGTGGATGCATACATTGCATTCCAGAATGGACATTTTGAAATTGTTCCGGAAGTGGAAGGAACCACCATCGATACCGAGGCATTTTTTAACGCGGTTAAAGAGGCGGTATCTCAAAGCATAACGGAGCTTTCTGCGGAGGAGCAGGGTGTCTATGCACAGCCGGGAGTTCGAAGCAATGATGAGACACTGAACAGGCAAGTGGAAGAGCTCAACTCGCTTACCACAGCCAGCATTATTTATCAGCTTCCGACTGGCGAAGAAGTGCTGAATGGAAATACAATACGTGACTGGCTTTCCATCGACGAAAACGGTCATTATTATAAAGATGAAGCGGTTATGCAGCAGAAGATTGCAGAGTATGTCGCGGATATGGCCTCCAGGGTTGACACTGCCGGAAAGGAACGGCCGTTTACGACTACCAGTGGTCTTGAGATTACTGTAGGAGGGGGAGATTACGGCTGGAAAATCAATCAGGCTGAGGAAATTGCCGAGCTGACGCGAAATATAGCTAATAATGATCAGATTGCAAGAGAACCCGTTTATACAAGCCGTGAAGTTTCTACAGAAAATAACGGATTTGGCAATACTTATATTGAACTGAATATGACAGATCAGGAACTGTACTATTACCAGGATGGTCAGATCGTCGTTCAGAGTTCATTTGTTTCCGGAAAGATGACAAGAGACAGATATACACCGCCGGGAATCTTTACCCTGACTTATAAACAGAAAGACAGGGTGCTGCGGGGCGATAAACTGCCGGACGGAAGTTATTCATATGAGTCGCCGGTTAATTTCTGGATGCCCTTTAATGGAGGTATAGGTCTTCATGATGCGTCCTGGAGGAGTTCATTCGGAGGAACCATCTATAAAAACGGCGGATCGCATGGCTGTATTAACCTCCCATATTCCAAGGCTCAGGCTATATACAATATTATAACGAAAGATGTGCCGATCATATGCTTTTATACAGAACAGTATTCATTAAGATAGGCATACAGGATGAAAAGAGCCGGTTCTCGCTGTGAGAGCCGGTTTTTGATTTACAGTAAAATAACGCATTGGGAGAATTCAGA
This window encodes:
- a CDS encoding L,D-transpeptidase family protein, whose amino-acid sequence is MNEAEDKKTSPDLESRIDLAMDKIIQDTIGHIPVSEQIDNPETKKKNKKEPKVKESKKKEVKPEIKVPPVYAGSLGPLEEEEDMPKKKKGIAGKIILVLFVLALLSGIGVYGYYAHNYSDKFFPGTTINNINCEGLTADQAEELIKKKVEDYRIDLKFRGDETKNFEGQTIAYSYAPDGSVDKAQKEQNPLLWIKGYFEPDHYKVAENITYDENALREQVMALDCMQAEAMQAPVDAYIAFQNGHFEIVPEVEGTTIDTEAFFNAVKEAVSQSITELSAEEQGVYAQPGVRSNDETLNRQVEELNSLTTASIIYQLPTGEEVLNGNTIRDWLSIDENGHYYKDEAVMQQKIAEYVADMASRVDTAGKERPFTTTSGLEITVGGGDYGWKINQAEEIAELTRNIANNDQIAREPVYTSREVSTENNGFGNTYIELNMTDQELYYYQDGQIVVQSSFVSGKMTRDRYTPPGIFTLTYKQKDRVLRGDKLPDGSYSYESPVNFWMPFNGGIGLHDASWRSSFGGTIYKNGGSHGCINLPYSKAQAIYNIITKDVPIICFYTEQYSLR